Proteins co-encoded in one Carcharodon carcharias isolate sCarCar2 chromosome 7, sCarCar2.pri, whole genome shotgun sequence genomic window:
- the LOC121279645 gene encoding MKRN2 opposite strand protein-like, translating to MVKEEMENRIIMFRHCQKDIYCFSIPEECPICGQSFLGRRLEDAPVSIPNSFVDGHHEKCSFLIKPTKGSFLREYDGSSDLHVGISNTSGVVYNYIETGVQRADRGWEECVCVPLVQPDMYSLINQWDLYLERFSTTDLWLPNRYNEYEHNCYSYALTFINRVLAAQSKRQLSRTEFTERFVVPRTKRASRYITLYQELCRSYFYIADGLQTEEISSQF from the exons ATGGtaaaggaagaaatggagaatCGTATCATAATGTTTCGTCACTGCCAGAAAGATATTTATTGTTTTAGTATACCCGAGGAATGTCCAATCTGTGGTCAGAGTTTTCTGGGACGAAGGCTGGAAGATGCCCCTGTCAGTATTCCTAACTCCTTTGTAGATGGTCATCATGAGAAGTGCTCATTCCTGATCAAACCCACTAAAGGATCGTTCCTGAG AGAATATGATGGGAGCTCTGATCTTCATGTTGGAATCTCAAATACCAGTG GTGTTGTGTACAATTACATTGAAACTGGTGTCCAAAGAGCTGATCGTGGTTGGGAGGAATGTGTTTGTGTTCCACTAGTACAACCGGACATGTACAGTTTAATTAACCAGTGGGATCTTTATTTGGAACGGTTCTCCACAACTGATTTATGGTTACCAAACAG GTACAATGAATATGAGCACAACTGCTATTCCTATGCACTGACCTTCATCAACCGTGTGTTGGCAGCACAAAGTAAACGACAGCTCAGTAGGACTGAATTCACCGAGAGGTTTGTGGTTCCGCGGACAAAAAGAGCCTCCAGATATATCACGCTCTACCAAGAGCTTTGCAGAAGCTACTTTTATATCGCAGATGGCTTACAAACTGAAGAAATCAGcagtcagttttaa